A stretch of the Fusarium musae strain F31 chromosome 2, whole genome shotgun sequence genome encodes the following:
- a CDS encoding hypothetical protein (BUSCO:EOG09264CST) — MKVTFKDLKQQKFTLDVEPSELISAVKEKISAEKGWEPKLQKLIYSGKILKDEETVGSYNIEEKGFVVCMVNKPKPKPEPKAAESSAPPATPAQPVANTPAAPAAPAQSSSHQAAVPATPTPQRSTDAGTGAQAEEPSGLAMGSQRSEAIANMEAMGFERSQIEAAMRAAFNNPDRAVEYLLNGIPDNIRQEQQQREAAPQALASQPAQPAASAQGASDEGGVNLFDLAAQRGGSGGRGGSGGHQAAAAAAAAAAAGQGGDLGNLDFLRHNAQFQQLRQVVQQQPQMLEPILQQLGAGNPQLAELIATNPDQFLQLLGEYADDDTPLPPGAQAISVTEEERDAIERLCRLGFDRDQAIQAYFACDKNEELAANFLFDQPEDDEPAPNNNN; from the exons ATGAAGGTCACCTTCAAG GATCTCAAGCAACAAAAGTTTACACTCGACGTCGAGCCTTCTGAGCTG ATTTCTGCCGTTAAAGAAAAGATCTCAGCTGAGAAAGGATGGGAGCCCAAGTTGCAGAAGCTGATCTACTCTG GCAAGATTctgaaggatgaagagactgttGGCTCCTACAACATTGAGGAGAAGGGCTTTGTGGTCTGCATGGTGAATAAG CCTAAGCCCAAACCCGAACCCAAGGCGGCCGAATCCAGTGCTCCTCCTGCCACACCCGCACAACCTGTTGCCAACACACCTGCGGCCCCTGCGGCACCTGCgcaatcttcatctcatcaggcTGCTGTCCCCGCGACACCTACTCCTCAGCGCTCTACGGATGCTGGAACTGGTGCTCAAGCTGAGGAGCCTTCTGGCCTTGCTATGGGATCCCAACGCTCCGAGGCGATCGCAAACATGGAGGCCATGGGCTTTGAAAGAAGCCAGATCGAAGCGGCCATGCGCGCTGCCTTCAACAACCCTGACCGTGCTGTCGAGTATCTTCTTAAT GGCATTCCCGACAATATCcgacaagagcagcagcagcgcgAGGCTGCTCCTCAGGCTCTTGCTTCACAACCAGCTCAACCCGCTGCTTCCGCCCAAGGTGCCTCTGATGAGGGTGGCGTGAATTTGTTCGATCTTGCTGCTCAACGTGGAGGTTCTGGTggccgaggaggaagtgGAGGGCACCAGGCGGCGGCTGCCGCAGcggctgcagcagcagctggaCAAGGTGGCGATTTGGGTAACCTCGACTTTCTGCGACACAATGCTCAATTCCAGCAACTCCGCCAGGTTGTTCAGCAACAACCGCAGATGCTCGAGCCAATTCTCCAGCAGCTCGGAGCGGGCAATCCTCAATTGGCCGAGTTGATTGCTACAAATCCAGACCAatttctccagcttctcggTGAAtatgctgatgatgacacCCCCCTACCCCCTGGGGCTCAGGCCATTTCGGTGACAGAGGAGGAACGAGATGCTATCGAGAGG TTGTGCCGCCTAGGATTCGATAGAGATCAGGCCATACAGGCCTATTTTGCCTGCGACAAGAACGAAGAACTGGCTGCTAACTTCCTCTTTGACCAACCGGAGGACGACGAGCCTGCCCCTAACAACAACAACTAA
- the BRE1 gene encoding E3 ubiquitin-protein ligase bre1, with translation MEDRKRPAISSADEIAPPSKRVAVNGSKAKDDSSDMKEESWIEAYTKGAIYRQMQEYSRKASTYESRLEELHKRSVHHDDHLRLIDAWWRQVLEEMELLSDSEITSTTPSDPPYLSGVTFKDLHEFQKHLSDKGKTIKSRAEALLGRLASSRGKIDPDAAVLENKVASLLATQKEYLFKLDRLKSEKDQLSEQLNAATLRYFKAEKKLDRAKSFQVQKLEQQAFANATRPSASGDGSAEAGETNGNAGELLLKYEEATAAATKQKEQLDVILAEIKTLQDENSTLKAKRETLTDEDFIRTDVFKQFKNQNEDLIKRINTLEATNKQLREEAEKLQAERSMFRTQLEADANQVTQELEAEIISRDQDLARVRSARDELLAETTQHKARLEQDRASIDQVKALASAKEDRITALEAKLSRLQPSEDQQAIRPDIEALTIDELRLQYTKLERDFNSINTEFPAMEKAYKKIIQIAQKKAMDTSAVEERMAILIAEKSKADQKYFAARKDADTRNNEIRSLRHQNSKSSEIIAQLKDLESQNRTLLGNLDKQLTDFKQANAALMTENKKMETASLDALRRTESLNKQVADLTNLVKSKDAASAVVRERNTMQETEVEKMKVRLEHTQKDRDNWKNKALSNASEEEEMLRTFALCTICRINFKNTALKTCGHLFCNQCVDDRISNRMRKCPTCSRAFDKMDVMPVHH, from the exons ATGGAGGATCGGAAACGGCCTGCTATCAGCAGTGCCGATGAAATAGCCCCTCCGAGCAAGCGAGTTGCTGTCAATGGCTCCAAGGCTAAAGATGACTCTTCCGacatgaaggaggagagttGGATTGAG GCCTACACAAAGGGCGCCATCTACCGGCAGATGCAAGAATATAGTCGAAAGGCTTCTACGTACGAGTCGCGCCTCGAGGAACTTCACAAACGATCTGTCCATCACGACGACCATTTGAGACTTATCGATGCTTGGTGGCGACAG GTGCTTGAGGAAATGGAGCTTCTTTCAGACTCGGAGATCACTTCTACGACACCATCCG ATCCTCCATATCTGAGTGGCGTGACTTTCAAGGATCTTCATGAATTCCAGAAACATCTATCCGACAAAGGCAAAACGATCAAATCCAGAGCTGAGGCACTCCTCGGACGATTGGCCTCTTCACGAGGCAAGATTGACCCCGACGCTGCTGTGCTGGAGAATAAGGTTGCAAGTCTGCTGGCAACTCAAAAGGAATACTTGTTCAAATTGGACCGTTTGAAGAGTGAAAAGGACCAGCTCTCTGAACAACTGAATGCCGCGACTTTGCGGTACTTCAAAGCGGAGAAGAAACTAGACCGTGCCAAAAGCTTTCAGGTGCAGAAGCTCGAACAACAAGCATTTGCTAATGCCACCCGCCCTTCTGCATCTGGCGATGGGAGTGCTGAGGCCGGCGAAACAAATGGCAATGCGGGTGAACTGTTGCTCAAGTATGAAGAGGCAACTGCAGCTGCTACCAAGCAAAAGGAACAACTCGATGTCATTTTGGCTGAAATCAAGACCCTTCAGGACGAGAACTCGACTCTTAAAGCGAAGAGAGAGACCTTAACTGATGAAGACTTCATTCGGACCGACGTTTTCAAACAGTTCAAAAACCAGAACGAGGATCTCATCAAACGTATCAACACCCTCGAAGCTACAAACAAACAGCTACGGGAAGAAGCCGAAAAACTACAAGCAGAGCGATCGATGTTCAGAACCCAGCTTGAAGCAGACGCGAATCAGGTGACACAAGAACTTGAAGCGGAGATCATTTCCAgagatcaagatcttgcCCGAGTGCGATCGGCGCGCGATGAATTGCTGGCCGAAACTACGCAGCATAAGGCAAGATTAGAACAGGACCGGGCATCAATCGATCAAGTCAAGGCTCTGGCGTCTGCCAAAGAGGATAGAATTACGGCTTTGGAAGCAAAACTTTCACGCCTTCAACCAAGCGAGGACCAGCAAGCTATTCGCCCGGATATCGAGGCATTGACAATTGATGAACTTCGTCTGCAATACACAAAATTGGAGCGAGATTTCAACTCTATCAACACTGAATTCCCGGCTATGGAAAAGGCATACAAGAAAATAATTCAAATTGCTCAAAAGAAAGCGATGGATACCAGTGCTGTAGAGGAACGCATGGCAATACTAATTGCAGAGAAGAGTAAAGCTGACCAGAAATACTTTGCCGCGCGAAAGGATGCAGACACTCGCAACAACGAGATTCGATCATTACGGCACCAAAACAGCAAGAGCTCGGAAATCATCGCCCAGCTGAAGGACCTCGAATCGCAGAACCGTACCCTACTGGGTAATTTGGATAAACAGTTGACGGATTTCAAACAAGCAAATGCAGCCCTTATGacagagaacaagaagatggaaacAGCAAGCCTCGATGCTCTCCGCCGTACTGAGTCTCTGAACAAGCAAGTTGCTGATCTGACAAACCTGGTCAAGTCTAAAGATGCGGCTTCTGCTGTGGTTCGTGAGCGCAATACTATGCAGGAGACTGAggtggagaagatgaaggtacGCCTCGAGCATACACAGAAAGATCGCGACAACTGGAAGAATAAGGCATTGAGCAATGcgtctgaagaagaggaaatgtTACGG ACGTTCGCTCTATGCACTATTTGTCGTATCAATTTCAAGAATACGGCGTTGAAGACGTGTGGCCATTTATTCTGCAACCAATGTGTGGATGATCGCATCAGCAACCGCATGCGAAAATGTCCTACATGTTCCCGAGCATTTGACAAGATGGACGTTATGCCCGTCCATCATTGA
- a CDS encoding hypothetical protein (BUSCO:EOG09265C25): MSSIFKKKGGPAFKPKIPAARRPAAPVPSQPLKTPPTASLPHNLRDSEDQDAPRQSLETPSAKEPVRSPIESQIQDSRELGRQSSTPPSTIQEPAKPDEHAATEGSAQEKSPEEKQSELLNRNTERNPETIGVPTTAAQATTSSEQEQSQPPPAQYNEIHPSITDDVPSPVLQTPTPDDSEGPSGTDLSNTPSLPATDLNDTPEETSGEPQNAPESTRRPRTRKQVNQAPQDEAEKEGGSKTKKRQRKTDEQGTASRQPRKRRTTQSGTSTPKSRRARSVTPEDSESQLVDLQKLKMADLTKDLHIGKKFSRHDELRERERRARMKIKLGVDGERDSSATPEDGGQGGKVGSPAASSPAPSVSAPVAPSGPQFRIVDGQIVIDQSSLAVDRHARAAAAAGDMETVEENDFTRLITSNSFMNTSKLKGPNIWTDAETELFYRGLRMLGTDFEMISKMFPGKQRRHVKLKFNREERHCPQRVNAALIGEKTVKIDLEEYKAFTGSEFEPVADIEAEQRKIQEEYEAEEKRRADEQAEIMRKRREELFKDDDEGDAKKKKRKKKQAVTYGLNGEPIAQEA, from the coding sequence ATGAGTTCCATTttcaaaaagaaaggaggGCCTGCCTTCAAACCCAAGATCCCCGCCGCTCGACGCCCCGCGGCACCAGTAccctctcaacctctcaAAACACCACCGACTGCTTCTCTTCCGCACAACTTAAGGGACTCAGAAGACCAGGATGCGCCCCGTCAGTCTTTAGAAACACCGTCGGCGAAGGAACCCGTGAGATCACCGATTGAATCACAGATTCAAGATTCTCGTGAACTTGGTCGCCAATCTTCTACCCCACCATCAACAATTCAGGAGCCTGCAAAGCCGGACGAACATGCTGCAACTGAAGGGTCTGCCCAAGAGAAGTCTCcagaagaaaagcaaagtGAGCTATTGAACCGAAATACCGAGCGCAACCCTGAAACGATCGGAGTGCCCACCACGGCTGCCCAAGCGACAACCTCGAGCGAGCAAGAACAAAGTCAACCGCCCCCTGCGCAGTATAATGAGATTCACCCAAGTATCACCGATGATGTTCCATCTCCTGTTCTGCAAACACCAACTCCAGATGATTCGGAAGGCCCAAGTGGAACTGATCTTTCAAATACACCATCTCTCCCGGCTACTGACTTGAATGATACACCTGAAGAGACCTCAGGAGAACCGCAGAATGCACCCGAGTCAACGCGTAGACCACGAACCAGGAAGCAGGTTAACCAGGCACCCCAGGATGAGGCCGAGAAAGAGGGAGGCTCGAAAACGAAGAAACGTCAGAGGAAAACCGATGAACAAGGCACGGCATCCAGACAGCCCAGAAAACGCAGGACAACACAGAGCGGTACAAGTACACCTAAAAGCAGACGGGCGCGCTCAGTTACGCCAGAAGATTCAGAATCTCAACTGGTGGACTTACAGAAGCTTAAGATGGCTGATTTAACCAAGGATCTTCACATTGGAAAGAAATTCAGCAGACATGATGAGCTACGAGAACGAGAGAGGCGGGCAAGAATGAAGATCAAACTCGGAGTTGACGGCGAACGTGATAGCTCAGCAACCCCCGAAGACGGTGGCCAAGGAGGGAAGGTTGGAAGCCCCGCTGCATCCTCGCCAGCTCCTTCAGTTTCAGCTCCGGTTGCACCTTCAGGACCTCAATTCCGTATTGTTGATGGGCAGATCGTGATCGACCAAAGCTCGTTGGCTGTGGATAGACATGCTCGAGCAGCCGCGGCAGCTGGAGACATGGAAACAGTCGAAGAAAACGACTTCACGCgcctcatcaccagcaactCATTCATGAACACCTCCAAACTTAAGGGTCCCAATATCTGGACCGACGCAGAGACAGAACTCTTCTATCGCGGTCTGCGTATGCTCGGTACGGACTTTGAGATGATTTCCAAAATGTTCCCGGGCAAGCAGCGGCGTCATGTCAAACTCAAATTCAATCGGGAGGAGCGCCACTGCCCACAACGCGTCAACGCTGCTCTCATTGGCGAGAAGACGGTAAAGATCGATCTTGAAGAGTATAAGGCTTTCACCGGTAGTGAGTTTGAGCCAGTGGCAGACATCGAGGCTGAACAACGCAAGATCCAGGAAGAATATGAGGCCGAGGAGAAACGCCGAGCTGACGAGCAGGCCGAGATCATGCGCAAGAGACGTGAGGAGCTGTTcaaggacgacgacgaaggtGAcgcgaagaaaaagaagaggaaaaagaagCAGGCAGTAACCTACGGGCTAAACGGTGAACCCATTGCTCAAGAGGCTTGA